A genomic segment from Zygotorulaspora mrakii chromosome 1, complete sequence encodes:
- a CDS encoding uncharacterized protein (similar to Saccharomyces cerevisiae YJR098C; ancestral locus Anc_1.114), which translates to MYTLSNEVSSDRTVLKSPSIEKNCQDKNNLKKTSTPNDTNTDTLIGGTKVVHTNDGQSSLKKNISIFEDDNEESPLSTLDSEENASNSSYSSKNQKKLESQSEPSRDTSHKIFTFSLPFGGKSLLSSHPITNLVSSILPNDPDPKSNEYPNLNRERIKEKLKRSDSITSLEEMALFNDEKGIDNVRTRAFKKTFEMETLKQTLKNIIASPGECTHDGYEYTRLESIWDEMEGDLLLMGGYRGSILRDAQTGRRLWIPMKAGLNLRKVNLLIGPDDRDEVETQKKIIPDKMLSHIGPVDISRRLMKKLRSNPNITTHDFGYDWRLSLHISAKHLAQKLQSIYDNQEEKKGTTIIAHSMGGLVAHKVLQEHTHLIRALIYVGSPSECSNILGPLKFGDEVFMNKTILSKEANFFMRSSFYFLPTDGTCFVNKKTLEKCEIDFFNPDVWVELGLSPVVDEERKVQAETQEDNQRACHSKKEEELARTESKKKQPEPGIPTDVKDLWGIFNPIPMLKSISSPGNDSSSGTGGTSSTLKSLTPASIITKITTTATDAIGLTESKDCQEEEEEMAFQTSFEDSFKYLRKTLKRAKEYQTSLDRIAHKEYPPLAIVFGNTVPTVRGVKISSWKDIKEGHYDDFYYGPGDGVVHHKWLLPEQRGFQVDAKIASSCGHVSLLSDLESMAKAFISVVDKEKANQQKHQRQAPTTDTTTCK; encoded by the coding sequence ATGTATACCTTAAGTAATGAAGTGTCCTCTGACAGAACTGTACTCAAATCGCCatccattgaaaagaattgcCAAGACAAAAATAACTTAAAAAAGACATCAACACCCAATGATACGAATACAGATACACTTATTGGAGGTACGAAGGTTGTACATACGAACGATGGGCAAAGCAGCttaaagaaaaacatttccatctttgaagatgataatgaagaatCACCCTTGTCTACCTTAGATTCCGAGGAAAATGCATCGAACTCCTCTTATTCCTCCAAAaaccaaaagaaattaGAATCACAAAGTGAACCTTCTAGAGACACATCACACAAGATCTTCACTTTCTCTTTACCTTTTGGTGGTAAATCACTTCTTTCAAGTCATCCAATAACAAATTTGGTGTCTTCTATATTACCCAATGATCCTGATCCAAAGAGTAATGAATATCCAAACTTAAACAGGGAACGaataaaggaaaaactAAAGCGTTCGGACTCAATCACTTCTTTAGAAGAAATGGCTCTattcaatgatgaaaagggTATAGATAATGTGAGAACAagagctttcaaaaaaacattcGAAATGGAAACTCTGAAGCAAACTCTAAAGAATATAATAGCTTCACCAGGTGAATGTACTCATGACGGTTATGAGTATACAAGGTTAGAATCTATTTGGGATGAAATGGAAGGTGACCTTCTTTTAATGGGAGGCTACAGAGGCAGCATACTAAGAGACGCCCAAACAGGCAGACGGTTATGGATACCAATGAAAGCAGGGCTtaatttgagaaaagtCAATCTTCTAATAGGTCCAGACGACCGGGATGAAGTTGaaacacaaaaaaaaataattccaGATAAAATGCTAAGCCATATTGGGCCAGTAGATATATCGAGAAGactgatgaaaaaactcAGAAGCAACCCAAATATTACAACTCATGATTTCGGTTACGATTGGAGGTTATCATTACATATATCCGCTAAACACCTAGCtcaaaaattacaaagtATATATGACAaccaagaagagaaaaaaggaacAACTATAATCGCACATTCCATGGGTGGACTTGTTGCCCACAAAGTTCTACAAGAACATACTCACTTAATAAGAGCATTGATCTATGTAGGATCGCCCAGCGAATGCTCTAATATCCTGGGACCATTAAAATTCGGGGATGAAGTTTTCATGAACAAAACAATTCTTAGTAAAGAGGCAAATTTCTTTATGAGAAGCagcttttattttttaccAACTGACGGTACTTGCTTCGTGAATAAGAAAACCCTAGAAAAATgtgaaattgatttttttaatccAGATGTTTGGGTAGAATTGGGTCTTTCACCAGTAGTTGACGAGGAACGTAAAGTTCAAGCAGAAACACAAGAAGACAACCAACGCGCCTGTCACtccaagaaagaagaagaattggcCCGGACAGAAAGTAAGAAAAAACAACCAGAACCTGGCATACCAACAGATGTTAAAGATCTATGGGGAATCTTCAATCCCATTCCAATGCTCAAATCTATTTCTTCACCGGGCAATGATTCATCGAGTGGGACCGGTGGAACTTCAAGTACACTAAAATCACTCACCCCTGCATCTATAATTACGAAAATTACAACGACAGCGACAGATGCGATTGGTCTCACAGAGTCCAAAGACTgccaagaagaagaagaggaaatgGCTTTTCAAACATCTTTCGAGGACTCATTCAAATACCTTCGAAAAACACTTAAAAGAGCAAAAGAATACCAAACTAGTTTAGATCGTATTGCGCACAAAGAATATCCACCCTTAGCAATAGTATTTGGCAACACTGTTCCTACCGTGCGCGGAGTCAAGATTAGTAGTTGGAAAGACATTAAAGAGGGCCATTATGACGATTTCTACTACGGTCCTGGTGATGGTGTCGTTCACCACAAATGGTTACTGCCAGAACAACGTGGATTCCAAGTAGATGCGAAAATTGCGTCAAGTTGCGGTCATGTCAGCTTATTGTCCGATTTAGAATCTATGGCTAAAGCATTCATTTCAGTTGTTGACAAGGAAAAAGCTAACCAACAGAAACACCAACGACAGGCACCAACAACGGACACCACCACCTGTAAATAG
- the CRS1 gene encoding cysteine--tRNA ligase (similar to Saccharomyces cerevisiae YNL247W; ancestral locus Anc_1.115) codes for MKLLKRYISSVMSSNKIVQPKWYSPERNDNKPVLKLYNSLTRQKDVFLPKSGTKAVSWYSCGPTVYDASHMGHARNYVSIDINRRIMSDYFGYNVKFVQNVTDIDDKIIIGARQNYLFETYVDKTRKEDSLSDVETALEEYLMKNLRSTNGEVRTCEQFNNWIKSVDFEDEKLNSPKFPMYVTAIKKTIDGLKDVEGEKYYQNVRDVLMPYLDKKKGSSINDPEIFRKLPAYWEGRFDDDMRRLNVLPPSLTTRVSEYVPEIVEFVAKIIANGYAYATEDGSVYFDTLKFDKSDRHYYAKNQPWNKGHLDLISEGEGSLSVSLGGKRSASDFALWKASKPGEPRWESPWGLGRPGWHIECSVMASDILGESMDIHSGGIDLAFPHHDNELAQSEACFDCKQWVNYFLHTGHLHIEGQKMSKSLKNFITIEEALNKSSPRQLRLAFASAQWNNQLDFKESLLSEVKNLESSFTNFFNNVRALKRDAQQQYHASKKIGELERQLIMNLEECEEKVEIAFCDNLSTPQAIKALSELVSVTNSYIFKAGVDIRIEVLVDVTKFVSKILGVIGIPMRSDGLGWENEDSSDVANKEDVIAPFVKCLSGFRDEVRKLAISKADFKKYLELTDNVRDNELLKLNVSLDDRNGQSALVKFITDEEKTKLIEVQKEEVANRKKKESEYLARKLEQEAKEKERIEKVSISPLLMFKDSSLYSEWDIEGIPTKDVDGNQITKSMTKRLKKLWIQQEKLYSSLNKNNSK; via the coding sequence atgaaacttttgaagaggtACATTAGTAGCGTGATGTCTAGTAATAAAATAGTTCAGCCAAAGTGGTATTCAccagaaagaaatgataaCAAGCCGGTGTTAAAACTTTATAATAGTTTAACACGCCAGAAGGATGTCTTTTTACCAAAATCTGGTACAAAAGCGGTTTCATGGTATTCTTGCGGTCCTACAGTATATGATGCTTCACACATGGGTCATGCAAGAAATTATGTGTCGATCGACATAAATAGAAGGATTATGAGTGATTATTTTGGTTACAATGTAAAATTTGTGCAAAACGTTACTGATATCGATGATAAAATTATCATTGGGGCAAGGCAGAattatctttttgaaaccTATGTGGACAAAACGAGGAAAGAAGATTCTTTGTCTGATGTTGAGACTGCTTTGGAGGagtatttgatgaaaaatttgagaagCACCAATGGTGAGGTGAGAACTTGCGAGCAATTCAACAATTGGATTAAAAGCGTAGATTTCgaggatgaaaaattgaatagtCCAAAATTTCCTATGTATGTAACCGCGATTAAAAAGACCATTGATGGTTTGAAAGATGTTGAAGGGGAGAAATATTACCAGAACGTTAGAGATGTGCTGATGCCTTATTTAGataagaagaaaggaagTTCTATTAATGACCCAGAGATCTTCCGTAAATTACCGGCTTATTGGGAGGGAAGgtttgatgatgatatgaGAAGACTGAATGTTTTACCTCCAAGTCTTACTACAAGAGTTTCGGAATATGTTCCTGAGATTGTAGAGTTTGTTGCCAAGATTATTGCGAATGGTTATGCATATGCCACCGAAGACGGTTCTGTTTATTTTGACACTCTTAAATTCGATAAATCGGATAGACATTATTATGCTAAGAATCAGCCATGGAATAAAGGGCACCTGGATTTGATTAGTGAGGGAGAAGGCAGTTTGAGTGTTAGTTTAGGAGGAAAGAGATCTGCTAGCGATTTTGCCCTTTGGAAAGCTTCGAAACCTGGTGAACCTAGATGGGAATCACCGTGGGGGTTGGGAAGACCCGGTTGGCACATTGAATGTTCAGTTATGGCAAGTGATATTTTAGGTGAAAGCATGGATATTCATTCTGGTGGAATAGATTTGGCTTTTCCTCATCACGATAATGAATTGGCGCAATCTGAAGCTTGTTTTGACTGTAAACAATGGgttaattattttttgcaTACAGGACATCTCCACATAGAAGGtcaaaaaatgtcaaaatcacttaaaaattttattactATTGAGGAAGCATTAAATAAATCCAGTCCTAGGCAATTAAGACTTGCATTCGCATCAGCTCAATGGAATAATCAGTTAGACTTCAAGGAAAGTTTGTTGAGTGAGGTTAAGAACTTAGAGAGCTCTTTTActaatttcttcaataacGTAAGAGCCTTAAAGAGAGATGCGCAACAGCAGTACcatgcttcaaaaaagatagGAGAGTTAGAGAGGCAACTGATTATGAATTTAGAAGAATGTGAAGAGAAAGTCGAAATAGCGTTTTGtgataatctatcaacTCCTCAAGCGATAAAAGCTTTAAGTGAATTGGTAAGTGTCACAAACAGTTATATATTCAAAGCTGGTGTTGACATAAGGATAGAGGTACTTGTTGATGTTACTAAATTTGTTAGTAAAATTTTGGGCGTTATCGGAATTCCAATGAGATCTGATGGTTTAGGATGGGAGAACGAGGATTCGTCTGATGTCGCAAATAAAGAGGATGTAATTGCCCCATTTGTTAAATGTCTCTCTGGGTTTAGGGATGAAGTGCGGAAGTTGGCAATAAGTAAGGCTGATTTTAAGAAGTATCTTGAATTAACTGATAACGTAAGAGATAACGAGTTGTTAAAGTTGAATGTTAGTTTGGATGATAGAAACGGGCAGTCGGCGTTGGTGAAGTTTATAAcggatgaagaaaaaacaaagctGATCGAGGTCCAGAAAGAGGAAGTTGCTAAtaggaaaaagaaagaaagtGAATACTTGGCCAGAAAATTGGAACAGGAGGCAAAGGAGAAGGAAAGGATTGAAAAGGTAAGTATTTCTCCGTTGTTAATGTTTAAGGATTCTTCTTTATATTCAGAGTGGGATATCGAGGGTATTCCGACAAAGGACGTTGATGGTAACCAAATTACCAAAAGTATGACAAAGCGTCTGAAGAAACTGTGGATTCAGCAGGAGAAGCTCTATAGTAGtttaaacaaaaataaCTCTAAGTAA
- the CWC25 gene encoding U2-type spliceosomal complex subunit CWC25 (similar to Saccharomyces cerevisiae CWC25 (YNL245C); ancestral locus Anc_1.117), which translates to MAGGNDLNLLKSWNPKLSKNRAKVKHKEDELLLEEKKIQEQIRERKLQDLATTKSKSGLEWMYHSIDGKFKNEETTQLKKNRQINESETLIPNTNDPVPHPNPDHNSTRRSNPQKYEKDDPMSKFKVAKKKRITKR; encoded by the coding sequence ATGGCAGGTGGTAATGACCTCAACCTACTCAAATCATGGAACCCAAAGCTTTCCAAAAACCGTGCAAAAGTGAAACATaaagaagatgaactaCTTTtagaagagaagaaaatcCAAGAACAAATCAGAGAGCGCAAATTGCAAGACCTGGCCACAACTAAATCTAAGTCAGGTCTAGAATGGATGTACCATAGCATAGACggaaaattcaaaaatgaagaaaccACGCAACTAAAGAAGAACCGGCAAATAAACGAATCAGAAACCCTCATTCCTAACACTAACGATCCAGTACCGCATCCCAACCCTGACCACAACAGTACCCGACGTTCTAACCcacaaaaatatgaaaaggACGACCCAATGAGCAAATTTAAAGTcgccaaaaaaaaacgtaTTACTAAAAGATAG
- the SUI1 gene encoding translation initiation factor eIF1 (similar to Saccharomyces cerevisiae SUI1 (YNL244C); ancestral locus Anc_1.118): protein MSIENLKSFDPFADTGDDEGTTANYIHIRIQQRNGRKTLTTVQGVPGEYDQKRILKVLKKDFACNGNIVKDSEMGEIIQLQGDQRAKVSEFLTTQLGMQKKNIKIHGF, encoded by the coding sequence ATGTCTATTGAGAACTTGAAGTCATTCGACCCATTTGCTGACactggtgatgatgaaggtACTACAGCTAACTACATCCATATTCGTATCCAACAAAGAAATGGTAGAAAAACTTTAACAACTGTTCAAGGTGTTCCTGGAGAATatgatcaaaaaagaattttgaaagttttaaagaaagattttgcATGTAACGGTAATATCGTTAAGGACTCTGAGATGGGTGAAATCATCCAATTACAAGGTGATCAAAGAGCTAAAGTTAGTGAATTTTTAACAACACAACTTGGtatgcaaaagaaaaacatcaaaattcaCGGTTTTTAA
- the SLA2 gene encoding Sla2p (similar to Saccharomyces cerevisiae SLA2 (YNL243W); ancestral locus Anc_1.119), translating to MVNYELVKSIRKACSAEETAPKRKHVRACIVYTWDHGASYEFFEALKSMPILNNETQVYKALILVHKVIQEGHPTALKEGLKNRDWIGTVGRSQRVESVGTYGYLIEQYSKFLICKLDFHAYHKGFTSGIFEYKEYVALMNVSDPDAGYEVILDLMGLQDNATNYSVHVLASIGSENRESECKISALVPMIAETYAIQKFTTAMLRGMVEQLGDTGGLEQLIDKHNIQYARVFEFFADCSSIKYLISLINLPKLPSQPPIFVTGTVVDRKPLQSAKPREIPSPDIHLTIHLALQTIKHFQDPVSAVSITQLANEVATQPRIPSIIQLTHQITTLLQRNPSPLLAQASQLYFQALLSPNQQDIINANTNLQNLLINSPAHIFDPPTPQTHTSA from the coding sequence ATGGTAAATTACGAACTAGTCAAATCGATCAGGAAAGCTTGTTCAGCAGAAGAGACAGCACCAAAGAGGAAGCATGTTAGGGCATGCATCGTGTATACGTGGGATCATGGTGCCTCTTATGAGTTCTTCGAAGCGTTGAAAAGTATGCCTATCCTTAACAACGAGACACAGGTGTACAAGGCTCTGATTCTAGTTCACAAGGTGATACAGGAGGGACACCCTACTGCGTTGAAGGAGGGGTTAAAGAATAGAGACTGGATTGGAACGGTAGGGAGGAGTCAAAGAGTGGAAAGTGTGGGTACATATGGATACTTAATTGAGCAGTACTCGAAATTCTTGATATGTAAGCTGGACTTCCATGCGTATCACAAGGGATTCACGAGTGGAATATTCGAGTACAAGGAGTACGTTGCGCTGATGAATGTGTCAGACCCTGATGCCGGATATGAAGTGATTTTGGACTTGATGGGACTTCAGGACAATGCCACGAACTACAGCGTGCATGTGTTGGCTTCCATCGGGTCAGAGAATCGTGAGTCCGAGTGCAAGATATCGGCGCTGGTGCCCATGATAGCCGAGACGTATGCGATCCAGAAGTTCACGACGGCTATGCTTAGGGGCATGGTCGAGCAGCTGGGCGACACAGGCGGACTGGAACAGCTGATCGACAAGCACAACATCCAGTACGCGAGGGTGTTCGAATTCTTCGCTGACTGCTCATCAATCAAGTACTTGATATCCCTAATAAATTTACCAAAACTTCCCTCACAACCACCCATATTCGTAACAGGTACAGTAGTGGATAGAAAGCCGTTACAGTCAGCAAAACCAAGGGAAATACCATCGCCAGATATCCACTTGACGATTCATCTTGCTCTACAGACCATCAAACACTTCCAAGACCCCGTCTCTGCCGTCTCCATAACTCAACTAGCAAACGAGGTAGCTACACAACCACGCATCCCAAGCATCATCCAGTTGACCCACCAAATCACAACACTACTTCAACGCAATCCATCCCCACTCCTCGCCCAAGCTTCTCAACTCTACTTCCAAGCACTACTTTCCCCAAACCAACAAGACATCATCAATGCAAATACAAATCTACAAAATCTTTTAATTAACTCTCCCGCTCATATCTTTGATCCACCCACTCCACAAACCCACACTTCGGCTTGA
- a CDS encoding uncharacterized protein (MATalpha1) produces the protein MNTMKSNRNGKNIYSQPAFKVKISKRKKLAASKFKKKCTNSSAEVLRSKNRREPQSDGITNFLAKKSDIKIPSPPKSLLEEIKEEKIKLAGYGIDIGATHWSFPFLWDNDEFLISLTNDLLNNLYKKPVSRAVSTRPLNSFMAFRVYNAQFGYGLRQNILSSLLASAWHSHPEQQNIWDTFAQQFNFVKPKCGFVEWVDQRYERES, from the coding sequence ATGAATACAATGAAATCTAACaggaatggaaaaaatatatacaGTCAACCAGCTTTCAAGGTTAAAATTTCtaaaagaaagaagttggCGGCATccaaatttaaaaaaaaatgtaccAATTCAAGTGCTGAGGTGCTGAGGTCAAAAAACAGACGGGAACCACAGAGTGATGGCATAACCAATTTTTTAGCTAAGAAATCTGACATAAAGATTCCTTCCCCACCAAAAAGTTTGttagaagaaatcaaagaagaaaaaatcaagctGGCAGGGTACGGCATAGATATTGGTGCTACTCATTGGAGCTTTCCTTTTCTGTGGGATAATGATGAGTTTTTAATCTCACTTACTAATGATTTACTAAATAACTTATATAAGAAGCCTGTGAGTAGAGCTGTATCCACCCGACCACTGAATTCCTTCATGGCCTTTAGAGTATATAATGCGCAATTTGGGTACGGCCTCAgacaaaatattttatcatcGCTACTTGCGTCCGCGTGGCACTCGCACCCGGAACAGCAGAACATATGGGACACATTTGCGCAGCAGTTTAATTTTGTCAAGCCGAAGTGTGGGTTTGTGGAGTGGGTGGATCAAAGATATGAGCGGGAGAGTTAA
- a CDS encoding homeobox domain-containing protein (MATalpha2) has protein sequence MNKIPINILLNPVQYDDKKEKLRKINDRLLHICSEFPCDVKKVSIGIFIELHGIFTTLSSFRDDGSFDSDEKCLLKVTAQLSKVIKLLIQEEIRLGSLREEFNASKHIETGIGSNTKEDLKKPVFFDLNTPQTVQHKMSGKHPCRGRRLEKPQINMLEKWFTNNIEKPYLNKKSLQLLTKETGLSNIQIKNWVSNRRRKEKVVTISPPLLDLLA, from the exons ATGAATAAAATACCAATAAATATACTACTAAACCCTGTCCAatatgatgataaaaaggaaaa GttaagaaaaataaatgatcGCCTTTTGCATATTTGTTCTGAGTTTCCATGTGATGTCAAAAAAGTCAGTATTGGAATATTTATTGAGTTGCATGGAATTTTTACA ACACTCTCTTCATTTAGGGATGATGGTAGTTTCGACAGCGACGAAAAGTGTTTGCTAAAAGTTACTGCCCAGTTATCAAAAGTTATAAAGTTACTCATCCAGGAAGAAATAAGACTAGGCTCCTTAAGAGAAGAATTTAACGCATCAAAGCACATTGAAACAGGTATTGGTAGTAATACGAAAgaggatttgaaaaaaccagtattttttgatttaaatACACCACAGACTGTACAGCATAAGATGTCAGGTAAACATCCATGTAGGGGACGTAGGTTAGAAAAACCCCAAATTAATATGCTTGAGAAATGGTTCACAAATAATATCGAGAAACCCTACTTGAATAAGAAAAGCCTTCAACTGTTAACAAAAGAGACCGGACTCTCCAATATTCAGATCAAGAACTGGGTCTCTAACCGCAGGAGGAAGGAAAAAGTTGTTACTATAAGTCCTCCCCTTCTTGATCTATTGGCATAA
- the DIC1 gene encoding Dic1p (similar to Saccharomyces cerevisiae DIC1 (YLR348C); ancestral locus Anc_1.123), with protein MQPNTPQQSAPIYPWWYGGAGGVFACIITHPLDLAKVRLQTASLPKPSLLLMLKNILQTEGIFGLYSGLSASILRQCTYTTARFGCYDYIKEAWIPKSEINNTFYLLPCSMLSGAVGGLVGNPADIVNIRMQNDTQLDVSRRRNYKHALDGIYKITKNEGIKKLFTGLTPNLVRGVLMTASQVVTYDVFKNSLVTNFNFDPVKKTTHFTASLFAGLVATTICSPADVIKTRIMNAHQHHESAVKVLIDSVKNEGPAFLFRGWLPSFVRLGPNTILIFLAVEQLREWKLGMPTQ; from the coding sequence ATGCAACCAAACACCCCTCAGCAATCTGCCCCCATCTACCCTTGGTGGTATGGTGGAGCTGGCGGCGTATTCGCCTGCATCATAACTCACCCATTGGATCTTGCAAAAGTACGCTTACAAACTGCTTCTCTACCAAAACCCTCGCTCCTCCTTATGCTTAAAAATATTCTACAAACAGAGGGTATTTTTGGGCTTTACTCTGGATTGAGCGCATCAATTCTTCGACAATGTACTTATACTACGGCAAGATTTGGCTGCTACGACtatatcaaagaagcaTGGATTCcaaaaagtgaaatcaACAATACATTCTATTTACTACCTTGTTCCATGCTTAGTGGAGCAGTAGGTGGTCTGGTAGGTAATCCAGCTGATATCGTCAACATAAGAATGCAGAACGACACCCAACTCGATGTTTCAAGGAGAAGAAACTATAAACATGCTCTTGATGGAATTTACAAAATTACTAAAAATGAAGGCATCAAGAAACTATTTACAGGCTTGACACCAAACTTGGTTAGAGGTGTTCTAATGACAGCCAGTCAAGTGGTAACTTACGACGTCTTTAAAAACTCTCTTGTAaccaatttcaatttcgaTCCGGTCAAAAAAACGACACACTTTACAGCTTCTTTATTCGCAGGTTTAGTCGCCACGACTATCTGTTCTCCTGCAGACGTTATCAAGACAAGAATTATGAACGCGCACCAACACCACGAGAGTGCTGTGAAGGTTCTAATTGACTCCGTTAAAAATGAAGGTCCCGCCTTTTTATTCCGAGGATGGCTCCCAAGTTTCGTAAGATTAGGCCCAAATACAATCTTAATTTTCCTAGCAGTCGAACAATTGAGAGAGTGGAAACTTGGCATGCCAACTCAGTAA